Proteins from a single region of Propionispora hippei DSM 15287:
- a CDS encoding helix-turn-helix domain-containing protein, with translation MSPLAGVGGNKRLAAHQLGISRRKLYRLLEKIK, from the coding sequence TTGTCGCCGCTTGCGGGTGTTGGCGGCAATAAGAGACTGGCGGCGCACCAACTGGGCATTTCCCGTCGGAAGCTTTACCGGTTGTTGGAAAAAATAAAATAA